In one window of Nothobranchius furzeri strain GRZ-AD chromosome 11, NfurGRZ-RIMD1, whole genome shotgun sequence DNA:
- the gja4 gene encoding gap junction protein alpha 4 — MSRADWSFLEHLLEEGQEYSTAIGRVWLTVLFLFRMLVLGTAAESAWDDEQADFECNTKQPGCTAVCYDRAFPISHFRYFVLQVIFVSTPTIFYFGYVAVGARNVLRDTEDTDGNDGRKTGVTDSGFKEKEKDKTGENGINSTKSFSEAPKLKGRLLGAYAFSILVKVLLEAGFIAGLWFLYDGFFIAAKFECTGFPCPHTVDCFVSRPTEKTIFTIYTQVIAAISLLLNIVELLHLLMLAVSLRLKKRNYLPRFEPVPSEQHMEASQAYSTGRLGESSLPSNPCESYADSTTEVNWEPGEVGDNLLPSYVNCTQDIRKTNKHFQQTGKNLNSSFNWQQKDYV, encoded by the coding sequence ATGTCCAGAGCTGACTGGTCCTTCCTGGAACACCTGCTGGAGGAGGGCCAAGAGTACTCAACAGCTATTGGCCGAGTTTGGCTCACAGTGCTCTTCCTGTTTCGTATGCTGGTTCTGGGAACTGCTGCTGAGTCGGCGTGGGATGACGAGCAAGCTGACTTTGAGTGCAACACAAAGCAGCCCGGCTGCACTGCCGTGTGCTACGACAGAGCCTTCCCCATATCCCATTTCCGCTACTTTGTCCTCCAGGTCATCTTTGTCTCCACGCCGACTATCTTCTACTTTGGATACGTGGCCGTAGGAGCCAGGAATGTTCTCAGAGACACAGAGGATACGGATGGGAACGACGGGAGGAAAACGGGTGTGACTGATTCTGGTTTTAAGGAGAAAGAGAAAGACAAAACTGGTGAGAATGGAATAAATTCTACAAAATCCTTTTCTGAGGCTCCTAAACTGAAAGGCAGGCTGCTGGGAGCATACGCCTTCAGTATCCTGGTCAAAGTCCTGCTAGAAGCTGGATTTATTGCTGGACTTTGGTTCCTATATGATGGATTCTTCATTGCAGCCAAGTTTGAGTGCACAGGTTTCCCGTGTCCTCACACTGTGGACTGCTTTGTCTCTCGGCCCACAGAGAAGACCATCTTCACCATCTACACCCAGGTGATTGCTGCAATATCTCTGCTCCTCAACATCGTCgagctcctccacctgctgatgcTGGCCGTTTCCCTTCGGCTGAAGAAACGGAACTACCTACCTCGGTTTGAGCCGGTCCCCTCGGAGCAGCACATGGAGGCGTCGCAGGCGTACAGCACAGGGAGGCTAGGGGAAAGCTCGTTACCCAGCAACCCCTGTGAGAGCTATGCTGACTCGACCACAGAGGTTAACTGGGAACCAGGAGAGGTCGGGGACAACCTGCTCCCAAGTTATGTGAACTGCACACAAGATATAAGGAAAACTAATAAACACTTCCAGCAAACTGGGAAAAATCTGAACAGCTCTTTTAATTGGCAACAAAAAGATTATGTTTGA